Proteins co-encoded in one Cinclus cinclus chromosome Z, bCinCin1.1, whole genome shotgun sequence genomic window:
- the PHF24 gene encoding PHD finger protein 24, translating to MGVLMSRKQTVERVQKVSLAVSAFKDGLREQPSTRRRAEAGTARQGTLEQEVQEGEEEVLAGPSQPEESSASKAAWERLRDGRGVEPEEFDRANRFTPPAFIRPKRELHDDEPPDISLEQREQIVNDEMCEICEVWTAESLFPCRICHRVYHDGCLRRMGYLQKDSAVEVTETAHTETGWSCYYCDNLNLLLTEEEMYSLMETLKNCKIIPESCLTLDDFLHYKHQVHKQQFERTMPEAKEEQAALQFNALDPDKKGQIEWQDFLSHESIQLLQKIRPQNALLRLLTPKERERARAAFLALDQDNDGFIGEGECRQARHTWFRKHQKEMLSCNVRSGDEEHPPSCHSISHVGPISEGSPASSRNGKSPEKILPATKQEETRSIDWPGFLRENVAYILAARPNSAALHLQPLA from the exons ATGGGGGTGCTGATGTCCAGGAAGCAGACGGTGGAGAGGGTGCAGAAGGTCAGCTTGGCCGTGTCAGCCTTCAAGGATGGGCTGCGGGAGCAGCCATCGACACGGCGTCGGGCGGAGGCGGGGACCGCACGCCAGGGAACGCTGGAGCAAGAggtgcaggagggagaggaggaagtgTTGGCAGGACCTTCCCAGCCAGAAGAGAGCAGTGCCAGCAAGGCAGCCTGGGAGCGGCTGCGGGATGGCCGGGGCGTGGAGCCAGAGGAGTTTGACCGGGCCAACAGGTTCACACCACCAGCCTTCATCCGACCCAAGAGGGAGCTCCACGATGATGAGCCCCCGGAcatcagcctggagcagagggagcag ATTGTGAATGATGAGATGTGTGAGATCTGTGAGGTGTGGACAGCCGAGAGCCTCTTCCCCTGCCGCATCTGCCACCGGGTGTATCACGACGGCTGCCTGCGCCGCATGGGGTACCTGCAGAAGGACAGTGCTGTGGAGGTGACAGAGACGGCGCACACCGAGACAGGCTGGAGCTGCTACTACTGC GACAACCTCAATCTGTTGCTGACAGAGGAAGAGATGTACAGCCTGATGGAGACCCTGAAGAACTGCAAGATCATTCCAG AGAGCTGCCTGACCCTGGATGACTTCCTGCACTACAAACACCAAGTGCACAAGCAGCAGTTCGAGCGGACCATGCCCGAGGCAAAGGAGGAGCAGGCAGCCCTGCAGTTCAATGCCCTGGACCCCGACAAGAAGGGGCAAATTGAGTGGCAGGACTTCCTCTCTCATGAGTccatccagctgctgcagaaaataCGGCCACAG AATGCCCTTCTGCGGCTGCTGACACCCAAGGAGCGAGAGCGGGCACGGGCAGCCTTCCTAGCCCTGGACCAGGACAATGACGGCTTCATTGGGGAGGGTGAGTGCCGCCAGGCCCGGCACACCTGGTTCCGCAAGCACCAAAAGGAGATGCTTTCCTGCAATGTCAG GAGCGGGGATGAAGAGCATCCTCCTTCTTGCCACAGCATCAGCCATGTGGGGCCCATATCAGAgggcagccctgccagcagcaggaatggcAAGAGCCCGGAAAAGATCCTGCCAGCCACAAAGCAGGAGGAGACCAG GAGCATCGACTGGCCTGGATTCCTGCGGGAGAACGTTGCCTACATCCTGGCCGCGCGCCCCAACAGCGCTGCcctgcacctgcagcccctCGCCTAG